CCGAGCCGGCCGCTCGCGCTCGGAAACCGCCGCACCCGGGTTCACGTGAGTGCTACGCCCGGGTGTACGTGCGGCCCTTCCAGGCCGACCCCCGCCCGCGCCAGTGCTGCACCGCCGAGTCGACCGTCATCAGCAGGTACATCCCCGCCGTGAAAGGCAGCAGCAGCACCGCCGGAGCGGGCTGCCCGTAGTACCGCACCATCGGCAGGTACGTCCCGGCCATCAGCGCCCACGCGGCCCCACCCAGCGCCGCCACCACCGGCGCCCCCGCCACCAGACCGGCCACCGCCGTCACCGGCGGCACCAGGTACACCAGCGCCAGCCCCAGCACCGTCCCGAGCAGCAGCAGGGGCGAATGACGCAACTGGGCGTACGCGCTGCGCGACACCATCCGCCACAGCTGCTCCAGCCGCGGATACGGACGGACGCTGTCCACCTCCCCGGCCAGGCCCAGCCACGTCCGCCCGCCCGACGCCTTCACCGCGCGGGCCAGCGACACGTCGTCGATCACCGCACCCCGGATCGCGGCCACCCCGCCCGCCCGCTCCAGCGCCTCCCGCCGCACCAGCGAGCAGCCGCCCGCCGCGGCCGCCGTCCGGCCGCCGGGGCGGTTGCTCCGGCGGAACGGGTACAGCTGCGCGAAGAAGTACACGAACGCCGGCACGATCAGCCGC
The nucleotide sequence above comes from Streptomyces kaniharaensis. Encoded proteins:
- a CDS encoding glycosyltransferase; translated protein: MTVLLWIAAFSLLVWLWLACCHGLFWRTDVRLPPRRPPVRWPQAAIVVPARDEAAVLPVSLPTLLAQKYPGRARVILVDDHSADGTGALAAELRTMDGLELTVTTPPPLPPGWTGKLWALRHGVELAGPDVEYLLLTDADIAHGPDSLAELVAAAESNGLDLVSQMARLRAETGWERLIVPAFVYFFAQLYPFRRSNRPGGRTAAAAGGCSLVRREALERAGGVAAIRGAVIDDVSLARAVKASGGRTWLGLAGEVDSVRPYPRLEQLWRMVSRSAYAQLRHSPLLLLGTVLGLALVYLVPPVTAVAGLVAGAPVVAALGGAAWALMAGTYLPMVRYYGQPAPAVLLLPFTAGMYLLMTVDSAVQHWRGRGSAWKGRTYTRA